From candidate division TA06 bacterium:
CGTCTTCCAATCGTTTGATCTTCTTCATACCGGAAGTTTACCATATTTTTACCGGGGTTGCTATCAAAGAACTCGTTTACTGCCAACTACTTCAGCTCGCCACCAAGTTCGATTTTACCCACACTCATTGGAGAAGAGCCCTTCAAATAATTAACAAACCAGCCCTAAAGAGCGCGGGCTAAAAAACCAAACAACCAAAAATAAATGTGTATTTACAAAAGGAGAATTTGAACATGGAACAAACAACCAACAAAACCGCCAACTTTACCGACCTGATAGTCTGGCAAAAAGCGGTGGAACTATTTGAACTGGCCGCCCAGGACACCGAAAGGTTTCCCCAGGGCAAGGCCTCATTCTTGATGGCCGGACAGGTGGTCAAGTGCGCCGGGTCCATAGGCGCCAGCATTGCTGAAGGCTACGGCCGGGGAGGCCAGAAGGAATTCGGCTACCGCCTGACCGCGGCCAAGGGCTTTGCTTTTGCCACCCAGGACTGGTATCACAAGATCGCCCGGATGGGTTATATGACCCCGGAAGCGGCCGAACAGCGGCTCAAACTGCTGGGCGAGATCAGCCGGATGCTGGGCGGCCTGATTGCCAGGGTGACCGGCAAAAAGAAGGACCAGAAAGAAACCCCGGAAACGGAATCAAAACAGTAATTTAACACCCTGCGCTCTTTGGGTGGTTAAAATATATACTCAACTTTGGCAAAAGCCAAAGTTGAGCAAACCCGAATATTAAAATCCGCTTTCGCTTCTTGCCAACGGCCCCGCTTGCCCCGCAAAGCGGTGGCAAAGCGGAGCCTCCGCCTATGGC
This genomic window contains:
- a CDS encoding four helix bundle protein is translated as MEQTTNKTANFTDLIVWQKAVELFELAAQDTERFPQGKASFLMAGQVVKCAGSIGASIAEGYGRGGQKEFGYRLTAAKGFAFATQDWYHKIARMGYMTPEAAEQRLKLLGEISRMLGGLIARVTGKKKDQKETPETESKQ